ACAAAACCCAGTATTTCGCATCATCTCTCTATTCTAAAACAAGCCAATTTAGTAATCGACCTCAGAAAAGGTCAATTTATTTATTATTCACTGAATACAACTATTATGGACGATATTGCAAAATGGTTTATTCAATTTAAAACTAATTAATAAAAA
The DNA window shown above is from Bacteroidota bacterium and carries:
- a CDS encoding autorepressor SdpR family transcription factor, with amino-acid sequence MNSLFKALNDKTRREILEMLKGADMTAGDIANKFEMTKPSISHHLSILKQANLVIDLRKGQFIYYSLNTTIMDDIAKWFIQFKTN